The genome window CGGCCACCTCGGCCGTCCCCTTCGACGGATACTGCGCGCCGCAGAAGACGGCCTCGATCTGCTTGTGCGGATCCTCGAGGCCGGCGTCCTCGTACGCCTCGTAGGCCGCCTCGACGATCATGTCCTGCGGGTCCTTGTCCCAGTTCTCGCCGAACTTGCAGCAGCCCATGCCGACGATGGCGACCTTGTCACGGATGGCCTGGGGGTTCATCGCGGGCGGAGCCTACGATCCGCCGTCCGCCGCTGCAAGGGGCGCGCGCGAACGCTCTTCCGGGACCCCGAAAGATGCTCGACGCGAAGGCGTCTACGCGAAGGTCCGCGCGAACAGCGCGTCGATCGCCGCCTGGCCGTTGGGCCGGAGAAAGCGCGTGCCCGTGCCGCAGAAGCAGGGCTGCCGGATCAGGGGGGCATCCTCGGC of Deltaproteobacteria bacterium contains these proteins:
- a CDS encoding acetyl-CoA acetyltransferase; protein product: MNPQAIRDKVAIVGMGCCKFGENWDKDPQDMIVEAAYEAYEDAGLEDPHKQIEAVFCGAQYPSKGTAEVA